A stretch of the Lytechinus variegatus isolate NC3 chromosome 5, Lvar_3.0, whole genome shotgun sequence genome encodes the following:
- the LOC121415499 gene encoding neuronal acetylcholine receptor subunit beta-4-like isoform X1, producing MSLRHARLDSLCGQQVRTCRNTSTNADRGRTGATCSLIMKSFLVTIMILAFAQGCTSSEAEERLFTKLFYKYNRLIRPVVNNSDVLPVNFQLTMSQLIDVDEKNQIMTTNVWLKQLWEDYKLQWDPMEYDNISILRVPSKMIWTPDLVLYNNADGNYEVTLMAKALVYNTGTVYWLPPAIYKSSCKINVRYFPFDEQYCPMKFGSWTYDGSLIDLVPSSNDVDLEDYWQSGEWDIIETPANKNTLKYPCCDEIYTDITFTLHIRRKPLFYTVNLILPCVLISFLTVLVFYLPSDSGEKITLCISVLLALTVFLLLIAEIIPPTSLLIPLIGRYLLFTMVLVTLSIVITVIVLNIHYRAPSTHTMRPWVRKVFLEVLPPLLYMKRPKRHLHGENPSKEKDLNYFELKEVMHKDGENPHGNGRDIFDNLHPSFKLRTLSDDVGNPNIDTPSMSKAGGRYSKEFKQAVDGVKFIAQHLKNEDEFNSVTEDWKYVAMVIDRIFLWIFLICVICGTSGIILSAPLIFEPVVTQIERDAAAATDPPTASPTTDLPISE from the exons ATGAGTTTGCGCCATGCAA GGCTGGATTCACTCTGCGGCCAGCAAGTAAGGACATGCCGAAACACATCGACCAACGCAGATAGGGGTAGGACGGGTGCTACATGCAGCTTGATCATGAAATCCTTTCTAGTCACCATCATGATCCTTGCCTTTGCACAAG GATGCACATCATCTGAGGCCGAGGAGCGACTCTTTACAAAACTATTCTACAAATATAACAGATTGATTAGACCAGTTGTCAATAACTCGGATGTTTTACCGGTCAATTTTCAGTTAACAATGTCCCAACTTATCGATGTG GACGAAAAGAACCAAATTATGACAACGAACGTTTGGCTCAAACAG TTATGGGAAGATTATAAACTTCAGTGGGATCCAATGGAATACGACAACATCTCCATACTCCGAGTACCCTCCAAAATGATATGGACCCCTGATCTGGTCTTATACAACAA CGCTGACGGCAACTACGAAGTGACACTTATGGCCAAAGCACTTGTGTACAATACCGGCACTGTATATTGGCTCCCACCTGCTATCTACAAAAGCTCTTGCAAGATCAACGTCAGATATTTTCCCTTCGACGAACAGTACTGCCCGATGAAATTCGGCTCATGGACTTACGACGGAAGCTTGATAGACCTTGTTCCTTCGAGCAACGACGTCGATTTGGAAGACTATTGGCAGAGCGGCGAGTGGGACATCATTGAAACACCGGCAAACAAAAACACACTCAAGTATCCGTGCTGCGATGAGATCTACACAGATATTACCTTCACGCTTCATATCCGCAGAAAGCCACTCTTCTACACGGTGAACCTTATCCTTCCTTGCGTGCTCATTTCCTTCCTCACTGTTCTTGTGTTCTATCTACCCTCAGACTCAGGAGAAAAGATTACACTTTGTATATCAGTGCTTCTGGCCTTGACTGTGTTTCTCTTGCTTATTGCAGAGATTATTCCCCCAACATCGCTGCTCATCCCCCTCATTGGTCGCTACCTTCTTTTCACCATGGTCCTCGTTACACTATCCATTGTCATTACCGTTATTGTTCTGAACATTCACTATAGAGCACCCAGCACGCATACGATGCGCCCGTGGGTGCGTAAAGTCTTCCTCGAAGTTTTGCCGCCGTTACTCTACATGAAGAGGCCCAAGAGGCACTTACATGGAGAAAACCCTTCCAAGGAGAAGGACCTTAATTATTTTGAACTCAAGGAGGTGATGCACAAAGACGGGGAGAATCCCCACGGTAACGGGCGGGATATCTTTGACAACCTCCACCCTAGTTTCAAACTCCGGACTCTATCTGACGATGTCGGTAATCCGAACATCGATACGCCGTCGATGTCGAAGGCAGGAGGGAGATACTCCAAGGAGTTCAAACAGGCTGTTGATGGAGTCAAGTTCATTGCTCAGCATCTCAAGAACGAGGATGAGTTTAATTCT GTAACAGAAGATTGGAAATATGTTGCCATGGTCATCGACCGGATATTTCtctggatttttttaatttgcgtAATTTGCGGGACATCCGGAATCATCTTATCGGCGCCGCTCATTTTCGAACCAGTGGTGACACAGATAGAAAGGGATGCAGCTGCGGCAACAGACCCCCCGACCGCATCTCCTACCACCGATCTCCCAATTTCAGAATAA
- the LOC121415499 gene encoding neuronal acetylcholine receptor subunit beta-4-like isoform X2: MTSPTGLDSLCGQQVRTCRNTSTNADRGRTGATCSLIMKSFLVTIMILAFAQGCTSSEAEERLFTKLFYKYNRLIRPVVNNSDVLPVNFQLTMSQLIDVDEKNQIMTTNVWLKQLWEDYKLQWDPMEYDNISILRVPSKMIWTPDLVLYNNADGNYEVTLMAKALVYNTGTVYWLPPAIYKSSCKINVRYFPFDEQYCPMKFGSWTYDGSLIDLVPSSNDVDLEDYWQSGEWDIIETPANKNTLKYPCCDEIYTDITFTLHIRRKPLFYTVNLILPCVLISFLTVLVFYLPSDSGEKITLCISVLLALTVFLLLIAEIIPPTSLLIPLIGRYLLFTMVLVTLSIVITVIVLNIHYRAPSTHTMRPWVRKVFLEVLPPLLYMKRPKRHLHGENPSKEKDLNYFELKEVMHKDGENPHGNGRDIFDNLHPSFKLRTLSDDVGNPNIDTPSMSKAGGRYSKEFKQAVDGVKFIAQHLKNEDEFNSVTEDWKYVAMVIDRIFLWIFLICVICGTSGIILSAPLIFEPVVTQIERDAAAATDPPTASPTTDLPISE, translated from the exons GGCTGGATTCACTCTGCGGCCAGCAAGTAAGGACATGCCGAAACACATCGACCAACGCAGATAGGGGTAGGACGGGTGCTACATGCAGCTTGATCATGAAATCCTTTCTAGTCACCATCATGATCCTTGCCTTTGCACAAG GATGCACATCATCTGAGGCCGAGGAGCGACTCTTTACAAAACTATTCTACAAATATAACAGATTGATTAGACCAGTTGTCAATAACTCGGATGTTTTACCGGTCAATTTTCAGTTAACAATGTCCCAACTTATCGATGTG GACGAAAAGAACCAAATTATGACAACGAACGTTTGGCTCAAACAG TTATGGGAAGATTATAAACTTCAGTGGGATCCAATGGAATACGACAACATCTCCATACTCCGAGTACCCTCCAAAATGATATGGACCCCTGATCTGGTCTTATACAACAA CGCTGACGGCAACTACGAAGTGACACTTATGGCCAAAGCACTTGTGTACAATACCGGCACTGTATATTGGCTCCCACCTGCTATCTACAAAAGCTCTTGCAAGATCAACGTCAGATATTTTCCCTTCGACGAACAGTACTGCCCGATGAAATTCGGCTCATGGACTTACGACGGAAGCTTGATAGACCTTGTTCCTTCGAGCAACGACGTCGATTTGGAAGACTATTGGCAGAGCGGCGAGTGGGACATCATTGAAACACCGGCAAACAAAAACACACTCAAGTATCCGTGCTGCGATGAGATCTACACAGATATTACCTTCACGCTTCATATCCGCAGAAAGCCACTCTTCTACACGGTGAACCTTATCCTTCCTTGCGTGCTCATTTCCTTCCTCACTGTTCTTGTGTTCTATCTACCCTCAGACTCAGGAGAAAAGATTACACTTTGTATATCAGTGCTTCTGGCCTTGACTGTGTTTCTCTTGCTTATTGCAGAGATTATTCCCCCAACATCGCTGCTCATCCCCCTCATTGGTCGCTACCTTCTTTTCACCATGGTCCTCGTTACACTATCCATTGTCATTACCGTTATTGTTCTGAACATTCACTATAGAGCACCCAGCACGCATACGATGCGCCCGTGGGTGCGTAAAGTCTTCCTCGAAGTTTTGCCGCCGTTACTCTACATGAAGAGGCCCAAGAGGCACTTACATGGAGAAAACCCTTCCAAGGAGAAGGACCTTAATTATTTTGAACTCAAGGAGGTGATGCACAAAGACGGGGAGAATCCCCACGGTAACGGGCGGGATATCTTTGACAACCTCCACCCTAGTTTCAAACTCCGGACTCTATCTGACGATGTCGGTAATCCGAACATCGATACGCCGTCGATGTCGAAGGCAGGAGGGAGATACTCCAAGGAGTTCAAACAGGCTGTTGATGGAGTCAAGTTCATTGCTCAGCATCTCAAGAACGAGGATGAGTTTAATTCT GTAACAGAAGATTGGAAATATGTTGCCATGGTCATCGACCGGATATTTCtctggatttttttaatttgcgtAATTTGCGGGACATCCGGAATCATCTTATCGGCGCCGCTCATTTTCGAACCAGTGGTGACACAGATAGAAAGGGATGCAGCTGCGGCAACAGACCCCCCGACCGCATCTCCTACCACCGATCTCCCAATTTCAGAATAA